One genomic region from Haloterrigena gelatinilytica encodes:
- a CDS encoding dihydrolipoyl dehydrogenase family protein translates to MVHVAIVGAYGSAGVAVADELLERRGELSDLELTLIDDGDPGGGLCILRGCMPSKDVLSAGQHRYQARHDDRLEGVPDVDPEAVVARKDDHVSGFAEHRRDHVRDLAEREGVELLRETARFVDDRVLAVGDRRIEPDYVVVATGSVPNIPDLPGIDDVPVRTSADVLDATEFPDSGVVLGNGYISLELGPYLSEVGDVDLTVIEHDERPLDAFPDAYGDALLEIYRDQFGIEVVTTADERRLEPTDDGGVRLFAERAGESGRGDSGEELTVEADELYCFTGRNPNLEGLGLEDTRLEPGDGWVGSTMQATDDERVFVVGDANGREPILHVAKEQGFAAAANVVHHARGDDLEPYANVPHHVIFSGLGVYPVARVGHTPATAAESGMDTFVVTREASSDGVFETKNHPEGRATLVIDASSGAVLGYQGIHLHADVMAKTMQVVVEMGLDVREVPNRAYHPTTPEILDGLFREACAELEERQQCVGPDSRDPAL, encoded by the coding sequence ATGGTACACGTCGCGATCGTCGGCGCGTACGGCAGTGCGGGGGTCGCCGTCGCCGACGAACTCCTCGAGCGCCGCGGGGAGCTCTCCGACCTCGAACTGACGCTGATCGACGACGGCGACCCCGGCGGCGGCCTCTGCATTCTGCGGGGCTGCATGCCGAGCAAGGACGTCCTCTCGGCCGGCCAGCACCGCTACCAGGCGCGCCACGACGACCGGCTCGAGGGCGTCCCCGACGTCGATCCGGAGGCGGTCGTCGCCCGGAAGGACGACCACGTTTCGGGATTCGCCGAACACCGCCGCGATCACGTCCGCGACCTGGCCGAGCGCGAGGGCGTCGAGTTGCTCCGCGAGACGGCGCGGTTCGTCGACGACCGCGTCCTCGCGGTCGGCGACCGCCGGATCGAACCCGACTACGTCGTGGTCGCGACGGGCTCCGTACCGAACATCCCCGATCTGCCCGGCATCGACGACGTCCCGGTGCGGACGAGCGCGGACGTCCTCGACGCGACCGAATTTCCGGACTCCGGGGTCGTGCTGGGCAACGGCTACATCAGCCTCGAGCTCGGCCCCTACCTGAGCGAGGTCGGCGACGTCGACCTCACCGTGATCGAGCACGACGAACGGCCGCTCGACGCGTTTCCGGACGCCTACGGCGACGCCCTCCTCGAGATCTATCGCGACCAGTTCGGGATCGAGGTGGTGACGACCGCGGACGAGCGGCGCCTCGAGCCGACCGACGACGGCGGCGTCCGGCTGTTCGCCGAGCGGGCTGGCGAGAGCGGGCGGGGAGACAGTGGCGAGGAACTGACCGTCGAGGCCGACGAACTCTACTGTTTCACCGGTCGCAACCCGAACCTCGAGGGACTTGGCCTCGAGGACACGCGACTCGAGCCCGGCGACGGCTGGGTCGGGTCGACGATGCAGGCGACCGACGACGAGCGCGTCTTCGTCGTCGGCGACGCGAACGGTCGCGAGCCGATCCTCCACGTCGCCAAGGAGCAGGGCTTCGCGGCCGCGGCGAACGTCGTCCACCACGCTCGCGGCGACGACCTCGAGCCCTACGCGAACGTTCCCCACCACGTGATCTTCTCGGGGCTGGGCGTCTACCCCGTCGCCAGGGTCGGCCACACGCCCGCGACGGCAGCCGAATCGGGAATGGACACGTTCGTCGTCACCCGCGAGGCGTCGTCCGACGGCGTATTTGAGACGAAGAATCACCCGGAGGGGCGGGCGACGCTGGTGATCGACGCCAGTAGCGGGGCCGTCCTCGGCTATCAGGGCATTCACCTGCACGCCGACGTGATGGCGAAGACGATGCAGGTCGTCGTCGAGATGGGGCTGGACGTCCGCGAGGTCCCCAACCGGGCCTACCACCCTACCACGCCCGAGATCCTCGACGGACTCTTCCGCGAGGCCTGCGCCGAACTCGAGGAGCGCCAGCAGTGCGTCGGCCCCGATTCGCGCGATCCCGCGCTGTAG
- a CDS encoding Hsp20/alpha crystallin family protein encodes MTSFDEMNRMFREMDRAFDQLRTTWMREFASPGFGGTLESGHAGFESDRYAPETDRRTLGSDGSSLESGRPVSGSQWPVFGGFGSQTGAAMGDAATLEDEGDAYVFVMDLPGFEKTDIDLGYADGRLTIDARTDVESGTDTAQSVRSRRVGRHVPVPKEIVADEITATYHNGVLEVRLPIAEDGDDGHRIELE; translated from the coding sequence ATGACATCCTTCGACGAAATGAACCGCATGTTTCGCGAGATGGACCGCGCGTTCGACCAGCTCCGCACGACCTGGATGCGCGAGTTCGCGTCGCCCGGCTTCGGCGGGACCCTCGAGTCCGGCCACGCCGGGTTCGAGTCGGATCGATACGCGCCTGAAACCGACCGCCGGACTCTCGGATCCGACGGCTCGTCCCTCGAGTCCGGACGCCCCGTATCCGGCTCGCAGTGGCCCGTCTTCGGCGGCTTCGGATCGCAGACCGGCGCCGCGATGGGCGACGCGGCGACCCTCGAGGACGAGGGCGACGCCTACGTCTTCGTGATGGACCTGCCGGGCTTCGAGAAGACGGACATCGACCTCGGCTACGCAGACGGTCGTCTGACGATCGACGCGCGGACCGACGTCGAGTCGGGCACCGACACCGCCCAATCCGTCCGATCCCGCCGGGTCGGCCGCCACGTTCCCGTCCCGAAAGAAATCGTCGCCGACGAGATCACGGCGACCTACCACAACGGCGTCCTCGAGGTCCGCCTGCCGATCGCCGAGGACGGCGACGACGGCCACCGGATCGAACTCGAGTGA
- a CDS encoding CBS domain-containing protein: MEDIFVGRVMSSSLHTVTRETLVEEAAQLMLENEIGSVVVTDDDNRLEGILTTTDFVRIVAEQKPKDQTPVSKYMTEDITTVSAQDSIRDAADVMVEHGFHHLPVVDDEVGVIGMVTTSDLTSYLSREETPSPE, from the coding sequence ATGGAGGATATTTTCGTCGGACGGGTCATGTCCTCGTCGCTTCACACGGTGACGCGGGAGACGCTCGTCGAGGAAGCCGCACAACTGATGCTGGAGAACGAGATCGGCTCGGTCGTCGTCACCGACGACGATAACCGACTGGAGGGGATCCTGACGACGACGGACTTCGTCCGCATCGTCGCCGAGCAGAAGCCGAAGGATCAGACGCCGGTCTCGAAGTACATGACCGAGGACATCACTACAGTCTCGGCCCAGGACAGCATCCGCGACGCCGCGGACGTCATGGTCGAGCACGGGTTCCACCACCTCCCCGTCGTCGACGACGAGGTGGGCGTGATCGGGATGGTCACGACGTCCGATCTGACGTCGTATCTCTCCCGCGAGGAGACGCCGAGCCCCGAGTAG
- a CDS encoding PD-(D/E)XK nuclease family protein codes for MTDGARPNADPGSESDPNPVPDALSTDAVATALHCPRRYEFAHAYDLEGDGDESSIDDRVDLLRTAICDALRRGEADRESLLEAARNRLEALWDDHDERFHSLAQRRHERRVLEATLEAYVEAVGTEHAAGIEALAADAAGGELIGPNLPLSSTISLPERDGDDDGTADTGAIPDSVAIDATVDYVYADGSSVVGVRFVPTLAPLGLLRYRSEWAGDIAGQFTDHFDPDADAFEPSFVAALFETATVLDGLRNRCARLGLEDRTCRYVQIPLADRSTTAVNWVRETVETSLETMDLTDRYIDHHTYGMTHEHRNRTVDDRLARVVADLVAGAFDPTDTGRWDEISSEACPDCDYTVCCQDYIAAEVRFDG; via the coding sequence ATGACTGACGGCGCTCGGCCGAACGCGGACCCGGGCTCGGAATCGGATCCGAATCCCGTTCCCGACGCGCTCTCCACCGACGCCGTCGCGACCGCCCTCCACTGTCCTCGCCGGTACGAGTTCGCCCACGCGTACGATCTCGAGGGCGACGGCGACGAGTCGTCGATCGACGACCGCGTCGACCTCCTGCGGACCGCGATCTGCGACGCGCTGCGACGCGGCGAGGCCGATCGAGAGTCCCTCCTCGAGGCCGCCCGCAACCGACTCGAGGCGCTCTGGGACGACCACGACGAGCGGTTCCACTCGCTGGCTCAGCGCCGACACGAACGGCGGGTACTCGAGGCGACCCTCGAGGCCTACGTCGAGGCGGTCGGCACCGAGCACGCCGCCGGCATCGAGGCGCTCGCGGCCGACGCGGCGGGCGGCGAGCTGATCGGTCCGAACCTGCCGCTCTCGAGTACGATATCGCTGCCCGAGCGAGACGGGGACGACGACGGGACCGCCGATACGGGGGCGATCCCCGACAGCGTCGCGATCGACGCGACCGTCGACTACGTCTACGCGGACGGCTCGTCGGTCGTCGGCGTTCGCTTCGTCCCGACGCTGGCGCCGCTGGGACTGCTGCGCTACCGCTCCGAGTGGGCGGGCGATATCGCCGGCCAGTTCACGGACCACTTCGACCCCGACGCGGACGCCTTCGAGCCGTCGTTCGTCGCCGCGCTCTTCGAAACGGCGACGGTCCTCGACGGCCTCCGGAACCGCTGTGCCCGGCTCGGCCTCGAGGACCGGACCTGCCGGTACGTCCAGATCCCGCTGGCGGACCGGTCGACGACTGCCGTCAATTGGGTCCGCGAGACCGTCGAGACGAGCCTCGAGACGATGGATCTGACCGACCGCTACATCGATCACCACACCTACGGCATGACCCACGAACACCGCAATCGGACGGTCGACGATCGCCTCGCACGCGTCGTCGCCGACCTCGTCGCCGGCGCGTTCGATCCGACCGACACCGGCCGCTGGGACGAGATCTCGAGCGAGGCCTGTCCCGACTGCGACTACACGGTCTGCTGTCAGGACTACATCGCCGCGGAGGTGCGGTTCGATGGCTGA
- a CDS encoding ATP-dependent DNA helicase, which yields MAEDEDARGPRSDAEETAGSSVADALGALEPKGNQRKVIESRADCTSVDAGAGTGKTTTMLMRIERAIERGEVDPDDVLVLTFANEAAGSIREAVAERLDPAAAAAIDVYTYHSFCYRLVREYAYYLGYSPEFDVVTERKRRRIVGRLLATNDYGFATATRGDGSPDDLTAAVDDFIQSMSQEDVTPDELRERLPEVRTLELCNEFVLWLERTAGQELSFDNEALRYFNADDHLEESRSSLVEYGKLLEYCREKIAEAPEPFREDAVVRDIDRYLRVVQNTVTNTIEALSLEDRTTKQLPRALFGNEIWRTATERVEQSPFGRLKHYVEFLRLARHYAEVYADYHDALAAEGALDFDELVRTATGLLDDPAIADEITGEWTQVYCDEFQDTDETQFGLITELTDGPDRPDLLAIGDKDQAIYGWRGTDREGLDRLADAYDDHRGIELELNFRSRQEILDLTNHCDYGPQSSKRLREVGRAPGEYRTEGDATAGHETGSKPGEDRPDRVVKIESGELGPSPADQVATTVSRLLNGEAENVPRRSLADIAVIVRTNRHAQAVADELRERRIPYELSGSPRGEIDPGIRTLVSYFRVLVDPDADAHLRRVLLYRYRLSEADLATLQRADGSLYDAVMGIDSTEKVESAALEDPDRVRRARDHLAELEDVRDVYPLSGFVQRFREVTHLEWFLTGDEREELERIERFVDAYTGDSVIGTLTPSFVDALERTLQGGSGERTRGTQSSDSVDVMTVHQAKGLEFDTVLVPYLSDEEWCVERDYAQRARYRLLAATLDDEVESPLLADLATETVGEEWRVLHVALTRAENHLFVFGSEYDYDGDEDELGCATADACLSDDIEWSVAGERMELWSSLRASFERVRETYPETVVDRTDELAAAASVDPGTITYYAGYDDRYVEPLETRDAIRTVHRLGRLLRGETLLAAADAASHGLETAGSDWCDGNSAAGQTGANGEADPGRQVPTGRRLSALTTDTVRFPVETLANATTLPVALRHSYTALETHDTCPRKHYLDHVVRAFDDPTAGVDGTTTRPETHTSTTDAAETDAATADHPLESGSRLVGTVFHDVAEEAFYREYRTREAWREAAVRQLTARDLLEYREGVLDCIDRFFEAAAADYDAPVADWEPVAAELPFSLEAVTDVTGDVVGYIDSIRRTPDGELAVLDYKATAERIAPADATQLALYARACEQRFDEPVSAVGYVYVSEAAGPRVDLLDADELPPWPAVRERLAAVDDPSFEETTPGDHCRHCPHRSLGCGPDDLETSSDD from the coding sequence ATGGCTGAGGACGAGGACGCGCGCGGACCGCGTTCGGACGCCGAGGAGACCGCGGGTTCGAGCGTCGCCGATGCTCTGGGCGCCCTCGAGCCGAAGGGGAATCAGCGAAAGGTCATCGAGAGCCGGGCGGACTGCACCTCCGTCGACGCCGGCGCCGGCACCGGGAAGACGACGACGATGCTCATGCGGATCGAGCGGGCGATCGAGCGCGGCGAGGTCGATCCCGACGACGTGCTGGTGTTGACCTTCGCCAACGAGGCCGCCGGGAGCATCCGCGAGGCGGTCGCCGAGCGCCTCGATCCCGCGGCCGCGGCGGCGATCGACGTCTACACCTACCACTCCTTCTGTTACCGACTGGTCCGGGAGTACGCCTACTACCTGGGCTACTCGCCGGAGTTCGACGTCGTCACCGAGCGCAAGCGACGCCGGATCGTCGGCCGACTGCTCGCGACCAACGACTACGGCTTCGCGACCGCGACGCGGGGCGACGGCTCGCCCGACGACCTCACCGCCGCCGTCGACGACTTCATCCAGTCGATGAGCCAGGAGGACGTCACGCCCGACGAACTCCGGGAGCGGCTCCCCGAGGTCCGCACCCTCGAGCTCTGCAACGAGTTCGTCCTCTGGCTCGAGCGGACCGCCGGCCAGGAACTCTCCTTCGACAACGAGGCGCTTCGCTACTTCAACGCCGACGACCACCTCGAGGAGTCCCGCTCGTCGCTGGTCGAGTACGGCAAGCTGCTGGAGTACTGCCGCGAGAAGATCGCCGAGGCGCCGGAACCGTTCCGCGAGGACGCCGTCGTTCGCGACATCGATCGCTACCTTCGGGTCGTGCAGAACACCGTGACGAACACGATCGAAGCGCTCTCGCTCGAGGATCGGACGACCAAACAGCTGCCGCGGGCGCTGTTCGGCAACGAGATCTGGCGGACCGCGACCGAGCGCGTCGAGCAGAGCCCGTTCGGCCGGCTGAAACACTACGTCGAATTCCTGCGGCTGGCCCGCCACTACGCCGAGGTCTACGCAGACTACCACGACGCCCTCGCTGCGGAGGGCGCGCTGGACTTCGACGAACTGGTCCGGACGGCCACCGGACTGCTGGACGATCCGGCGATCGCCGACGAGATCACCGGCGAGTGGACGCAGGTCTACTGCGACGAGTTCCAGGACACCGACGAGACTCAGTTCGGGCTCATCACCGAACTCACGGACGGACCTGACCGACCCGACCTGCTCGCGATCGGCGACAAGGACCAGGCGATCTACGGCTGGCGCGGCACCGACCGGGAGGGGCTCGACCGGCTCGCCGACGCCTACGACGACCACCGTGGGATCGAACTCGAGCTCAACTTCCGGTCGCGCCAGGAGATCCTCGATCTCACCAACCACTGCGACTACGGGCCCCAGTCCTCGAAACGGCTCCGCGAGGTCGGGCGGGCCCCCGGTGAGTACCGAACGGAGGGCGACGCGACGGCAGGTCACGAAACCGGTAGTAAACCCGGCGAAGACCGCCCGGATCGCGTCGTCAAGATCGAAAGCGGCGAGCTCGGCCCGTCGCCGGCGGATCAGGTCGCGACCACCGTCTCGCGGCTGCTGAACGGCGAAGCCGAAAACGTTCCCCGGCGCTCGCTCGCGGACATCGCGGTCATCGTCCGGACGAATCGCCACGCACAGGCCGTCGCCGACGAGCTCCGGGAGCGACGGATCCCCTACGAGCTCTCCGGCTCGCCGCGCGGCGAGATCGACCCCGGGATCCGGACGCTCGTCTCGTATTTCCGGGTCCTCGTCGATCCCGACGCCGACGCGCACCTCCGGCGCGTGCTGCTCTACCGGTACCGGCTCTCCGAGGCCGACCTCGCGACGCTGCAGCGCGCGGACGGCTCGCTGTACGACGCCGTGATGGGAATCGATTCGACCGAGAAAGTCGAGTCCGCGGCGCTCGAGGATCCCGATCGCGTCCGGCGAGCGCGCGACCACCTCGCGGAACTCGAGGACGTGCGGGACGTCTACCCGCTGTCGGGGTTCGTCCAGCGGTTCCGCGAGGTGACTCACCTCGAGTGGTTCCTCACCGGCGACGAGCGCGAGGAACTCGAGCGCATCGAGCGGTTCGTCGACGCCTACACCGGCGACTCGGTGATCGGGACGCTGACGCCGTCGTTCGTCGACGCGCTCGAACGAACCCTCCAGGGCGGGAGCGGTGAGCGAACGCGTGGCACCCAGTCCTCGGACTCGGTCGACGTGATGACCGTCCACCAGGCGAAGGGCCTCGAGTTCGACACCGTCCTCGTCCCGTACCTCTCCGACGAGGAGTGGTGCGTCGAGCGCGACTACGCGCAACGCGCGCGGTACCGGCTGCTCGCGGCGACGCTCGACGACGAGGTCGAGTCGCCGCTGCTGGCCGACCTCGCGACCGAGACCGTCGGCGAGGAGTGGCGCGTGCTCCACGTCGCGCTCACCCGGGCCGAGAACCACCTGTTCGTCTTCGGGAGCGAGTACGACTACGACGGCGACGAGGACGAACTCGGCTGTGCGACCGCCGACGCCTGCCTCTCCGACGACATCGAGTGGTCGGTCGCCGGCGAGCGGATGGAGCTGTGGTCGTCGCTCCGCGCGAGCTTCGAGCGGGTGCGTGAGACCTATCCCGAGACCGTCGTCGACCGAACCGACGAACTCGCGGCCGCGGCCAGCGTCGATCCGGGGACGATCACCTACTACGCCGGCTACGACGACCGGTACGTCGAACCCCTCGAGACGCGGGACGCGATTCGGACGGTCCACCGACTGGGGCGGCTGCTCCGCGGGGAAACGCTGTTGGCGGCCGCCGACGCGGCGAGTCACGGACTCGAGACCGCCGGGAGCGATTGGTGTGACGGAAACAGTGCGGCCGGCCAGACCGGTGCGAACGGCGAGGCGGATCCGGGTCGGCAGGTCCCGACCGGTCGCCGGCTCTCCGCGCTGACGACCGACACCGTTCGGTTCCCCGTCGAAACGCTCGCGAACGCGACGACGCTGCCGGTCGCGCTCCGCCACAGCTACACCGCGCTCGAGACCCACGACACCTGTCCGCGAAAGCACTACCTCGATCACGTCGTGCGGGCGTTCGACGATCCGACGGCGGGCGTCGACGGAACGACGACTCGGCCGGAGACGCACACGTCGACGACGGACGCGGCGGAGACGGACGCAGCGACGGCGGATCACCCGCTCGAGTCCGGCTCCCGGCTCGTCGGCACCGTCTTCCACGACGTCGCGGAGGAGGCGTTCTACCGCGAGTACCGGACCCGCGAGGCGTGGCGCGAGGCCGCCGTCCGCCAGCTCACCGCGCGGGACTTACTCGAGTACCGCGAGGGCGTCCTGGACTGTATCGATCGCTTCTTCGAGGCCGCCGCGGCCGACTACGACGCGCCGGTCGCCGACTGGGAGCCGGTGGCCGCGGAGTTGCCCTTCTCGCTCGAGGCGGTCACCGACGTGACCGGCGACGTCGTGGGCTATATCGACTCGATTCGGCGGACGCCCGACGGCGAGCTGGCGGTGCTCGACTACAAGGCGACGGCCGAGCGGATCGCACCGGCCGACGCCACGCAGCTGGCGCTGTACGCCCGCGCCTGCGAACAGCGGTTCGACGAGCCGGTGTCGGCGGTCGGCTACGTCTACGTGAGCGAGGCCGCCGGGCCGCGCGTCGACCTGCTCGACGCGGACGAGCTTCCCCCGTGGCCGGCCGTTCGCGAGCGGCTCGCGGCGGTCGACGATCCCTCCTTCGAGGAGACGACGCCGGGCGACCACTGCCGGCACTGTCCCCACCGATCGCTCGGCTGCGGGCCCGACGACCTCGAGACCTCGAGCGACGACTGA
- a CDS encoding EamA family transporter, translated as MKRNYLVLSLLAFATYSLVAPLLKIAMESIPSTTAVFLSNGLMTVLIGALMAYRGTSPWRYLSHPKAPYIAVWGAFLAVGLLAYYRALALGPVSVVVPIYGLFIAISSVIGIVVLEESLTVRKGLGIAFAVLAVVLMSL; from the coding sequence GTGAAGCGCAACTACCTCGTCCTGTCCCTGCTGGCGTTCGCGACGTACAGTCTGGTCGCGCCCCTGCTGAAGATCGCGATGGAGTCGATCCCGAGCACGACCGCGGTCTTCCTGTCGAACGGACTCATGACCGTGCTGATCGGCGCGCTGATGGCCTACCGGGGAACGTCGCCGTGGCGGTACCTCTCACACCCGAAAGCGCCCTACATCGCGGTCTGGGGCGCGTTCCTCGCCGTCGGCCTGCTGGCCTACTACCGGGCGCTCGCGCTCGGTCCGGTGAGCGTCGTCGTTCCGATCTACGGCCTGTTCATCGCGATCAGTTCCGTCATCGGGATCGTCGTCCTCGAGGAGTCTCTGACGGTCAGGAAGGGGCTGGGGATCGCCTTCGCCGTGCTCGCGGTCGTCCTCATGTCGCTGTGA
- a CDS encoding EamA family transporter: MEYLVWVLVALLAYSAVAPLTSYVTEDVPAAPGLFLATLVFLAIATVVMVATGTADPSLATSAGAGYVYAGGVFLTVGILAYTAALEAGPVSVVVPIYGLFIVGSSVIGILFLDETLTLTRAAGIGCAVLAIVCSAGGEQ, encoded by the coding sequence ATGGAGTATCTGGTGTGGGTTCTCGTCGCGCTCCTGGCGTACTCCGCGGTCGCGCCGCTGACGAGTTACGTCACGGAGGACGTCCCGGCGGCGCCGGGGCTGTTTCTCGCGACGCTCGTCTTCCTCGCGATCGCGACCGTCGTGATGGTCGCCACGGGCACCGCCGATCCGTCCCTCGCGACCTCGGCCGGCGCGGGCTACGTCTACGCCGGCGGCGTCTTCCTGACGGTCGGCATCCTGGCGTACACGGCCGCGCTCGAGGCCGGCCCGGTGAGCGTCGTCGTTCCGATTTACGGACTCTTTATCGTCGGCAGTTCGGTCATCGGCATCCTGTTTCTCGACGAGACGCTGACGCTGACTCGAGCGGCCGGCATCGGCTGCGCGGTCCTCGCGATCGTCTGTAGCGCGGGTGGTGAGCAGTGA
- a CDS encoding 8-oxo-dGTP diphosphatase, with product MTETTLCFPLRSRDVDGGAAGDGEPTGTDEVLLIEKRRGLGAGWYNGPGGKLEAGETPRECAVRETREEVGLEVDPAALEKAGELEFVLDGTEHTFCHVYRTRSFAGEPTASEEARPEWIPVGEVPYDRMWDDDYLWLPGVLEGRTVAGEFRFEGGTPLDEADFVDHDLEWDVDLEANSDDRNP from the coding sequence ATGACCGAGACGACGCTGTGTTTTCCGCTGCGGAGCCGCGACGTCGACGGCGGTGCGGCGGGCGACGGCGAACCGACCGGGACCGACGAGGTGCTCCTGATCGAGAAACGCCGGGGGCTCGGCGCGGGCTGGTACAACGGCCCCGGCGGCAAACTCGAGGCCGGCGAGACGCCCCGCGAGTGTGCGGTCCGCGAGACCCGCGAGGAAGTCGGCCTCGAGGTCGATCCCGCGGCCCTCGAGAAGGCGGGCGAACTCGAGTTCGTGCTCGACGGGACGGAACACACGTTCTGTCACGTCTATCGGACGCGATCGTTCGCCGGCGAGCCGACCGCCAGCGAGGAGGCCCGGCCGGAGTGGATCCCCGTCGGCGAGGTGCCCTACGACCGGATGTGGGACGACGACTACCTCTGGCTGCCGGGCGTCCTCGAGGGGCGGACGGTCGCCGGCGAGTTCCGGTTCGAGGGTGGCACGCCGCTCGACGAAGCCGACTTCGTCGATCACGACCTCGAGTGGGACGTCGACCTCGAGGCGAATTCCGACGACCGAAACCCGTGA
- a CDS encoding quinone oxidoreductase family protein, whose protein sequence is MKAIEVTEYGDSDALEVVDADLPEPNAGEVRIEVEAAGINFADIMQRRGVYPDGPDAPYVPGMEAAGTVDAVGEGVDDVSEGDRVVAMLNTGGYAEYAVANAQMLFPVPEGMSLEEAAGFPVQFLTAHCCLFEWGGLEEDESVLIQAAAGGVGTAAVQLASNHGAEVFGTASTREKLDLAADLGCDHPINYTETDFRDVVDDETDGEGVDLVLESVGDDVFERSLDAMAHFGRMVTFGVASGVPAEVQNRRLLFENKTVKGFHLGQASVHDPSTVMAAVPDLTEGLTSGDLEVILGESFALEDAAEAHQYIEDRKSSGKVVLKP, encoded by the coding sequence ATGAAAGCGATCGAAGTCACCGAGTACGGCGACAGCGACGCGCTCGAGGTCGTCGACGCAGACCTGCCGGAGCCGAACGCGGGCGAGGTCCGCATCGAGGTCGAGGCGGCGGGGATCAACTTCGCGGACATCATGCAGCGCCGCGGGGTCTATCCGGACGGTCCCGACGCGCCCTACGTCCCCGGGATGGAGGCCGCGGGGACGGTCGACGCGGTCGGCGAGGGCGTCGACGACGTCTCCGAGGGCGATCGCGTCGTCGCGATGCTGAACACCGGCGGCTACGCCGAGTACGCGGTCGCGAACGCGCAGATGCTCTTCCCCGTTCCGGAGGGGATGAGCCTCGAGGAGGCCGCCGGCTTCCCCGTCCAGTTTCTCACCGCTCACTGCTGTCTGTTCGAGTGGGGCGGCCTCGAGGAGGACGAATCGGTCCTGATCCAGGCCGCCGCGGGCGGGGTCGGGACGGCCGCCGTGCAACTCGCCTCGAACCACGGCGCGGAGGTCTTCGGAACCGCGAGCACCCGGGAGAAGCTGGATCTCGCCGCCGACCTGGGCTGTGACCACCCGATCAACTACACGGAGACGGACTTCCGCGACGTCGTCGACGACGAAACGGACGGCGAGGGCGTCGACCTCGTCCTCGAGAGCGTCGGCGACGACGTCTTCGAGCGCAGCCTCGACGCGATGGCCCACTTCGGCCGGATGGTCACCTTCGGCGTCGCCAGCGGCGTCCCCGCCGAGGTCCAGAACCGACGCCTGCTCTTCGAGAACAAGACGGTCAAAGGATTCCACCTCGGTCAGGCCTCCGTTCACGACCCGAGTACGGTCATGGCGGCCGTTCCCGATCTCACCGAGGGGTTGACCAGCGGCGACCTCGAGGTGATCCTCGGCGAGTCGTTCGCGCTCGAGGACGCCGCCGAGGCCCACCAGTACATCGAGGACCGCAAGAGTTCCGGGAAAGTCGTGCTGAAGCCGTAA
- a CDS encoding YihY/virulence factor BrkB family protein, producing MSTVGSVVALARDRNLTFLAAGIAYYAFVSTIPLLLLAVTIASFVGGQALADRVASMLSQQLSSSGQQMVSRALTDPSGRAAASVVGFLALAWSALKLFRGLDQAFDEVYAGAVDASLLGQIRDAIVVLVGIALAVALVVAVGVALSILRLQFPFANAVGTLVLIVVLTIAFLPIYYVLPPVSVSISEVFPGTIIAAIGWVLLQVGFRIYAANAGQYAAYGVIGAVLLFVTWLYFGGVVILLGAAVNAVRRGATAETR from the coding sequence ATGTCGACCGTCGGCTCCGTCGTCGCTCTCGCGAGGGATCGGAATCTCACGTTTCTGGCCGCGGGGATCGCCTACTACGCGTTCGTCTCGACGATACCGTTGCTGCTGCTCGCCGTGACGATCGCCTCGTTCGTCGGGGGACAAGCGCTGGCCGATCGCGTGGCCAGCATGCTCAGTCAGCAACTGTCGTCTTCGGGACAGCAGATGGTGTCGCGGGCGCTGACCGACCCGTCCGGCCGGGCGGCCGCGTCCGTGGTCGGGTTCCTCGCGCTGGCGTGGAGCGCCCTGAAGCTCTTTCGCGGTCTCGACCAGGCGTTCGACGAGGTGTACGCGGGCGCGGTCGACGCGTCGCTCCTGGGCCAGATCCGGGACGCCATCGTCGTCCTCGTCGGGATCGCACTCGCCGTCGCGCTCGTCGTCGCCGTCGGCGTTGCGCTCTCGATACTGCGCCTGCAATTCCCGTTCGCCAACGCGGTCGGAACGCTCGTACTGATCGTCGTACTGACGATCGCGTTTCTGCCGATATACTACGTGCTTCCGCCGGTGAGCGTCTCGATATCGGAAGTGTTCCCGGGCACAATCATCGCCGCGATCGGCTGGGTACTCCTGCAGGTCGGGTTCCGGATCTACGCGGCCAACGCCGGCCAATACGCGGCCTACGGCGTGATCGGCGCCGTCCTGCTCTTCGTCACGTGGCTCTACTTCGGCGGCGTCGTGATACTGCTTGGCGCGGCGGTAAACGCCGTCCGCCGGGGAGCGACGGCGGAGACGAGGTAG